The Solibacillus sp. FSL R7-0682 genome includes a window with the following:
- a CDS encoding UDP-N-acetylmuramoyl-L-alanyl-D-glutamate--2,6-diaminopimelate ligase, with product MYAEELFSTLMQKKVVGQLPKLIKDIAIDSRSVQPSSLFICLRGYTVDGHDYAQNAVDAGATVVVTERQLELQGNVAQVIVKNTNRTLGILAAKFFDYPSKDLTMIGVTGTNGKTSVSGIIHNILIGLGEKSALSGTIGFNLNGVLYESANTTSDALNTQQMIFRAKMEGCRAMVMEVSSHGLALGRLAGVDYDVAIFTNLTHDHLDFHGTMEDYGQAKGLLFSQLGQDLEKNKHVVLNADDPWSKKYAEMTPFPIWTYGLKNDAIFRAENCRFENGMTHFDMATPEGTFPVTMHLLGEFNIYNVLAATAMFYARSFPLEAIIEQIEMLLPVKGRMEKVETDLPIQIFIDYAHTPDAIEKAINAALPYKKPENKLIFLVGTGGGRDKSKRPTMAEKASVADYVVLTTDDPRYEEFDSITGDLAKGMLHKNYACIGDRAEAVRHAVSVANPGDIIIFAGKGHEDYQIIENTKYPHSDAKIAIEAGKLKFV from the coding sequence TCGCAATCGATTCTAGAAGTGTACAACCGAGCAGCCTATTTATTTGCTTAAGAGGGTATACAGTAGATGGACATGATTACGCACAAAATGCAGTAGATGCAGGTGCTACAGTAGTCGTAACGGAGCGTCAATTAGAGCTTCAAGGAAATGTTGCTCAAGTTATTGTGAAAAACACAAATCGTACGCTTGGAATTTTAGCAGCCAAGTTTTTTGATTATCCTTCAAAGGATCTTACTATGATTGGTGTAACAGGTACAAACGGTAAAACGAGTGTATCAGGGATTATTCATAATATTTTAATTGGTCTTGGAGAAAAATCTGCATTATCAGGAACAATTGGGTTTAATTTAAATGGTGTTTTATATGAATCAGCAAATACGACAAGTGACGCATTAAATACACAGCAAATGATTTTCCGTGCAAAAATGGAAGGCTGCCGTGCAATGGTGATGGAAGTCTCATCTCATGGTTTAGCATTAGGTCGTTTAGCAGGTGTAGACTATGATGTCGCAATTTTTACGAATTTAACGCATGATCATCTTGATTTCCATGGGACAATGGAAGATTATGGACAGGCGAAAGGACTGCTGTTCTCTCAACTTGGTCAAGATTTAGAGAAAAATAAACATGTTGTTTTAAATGCCGATGATCCATGGTCCAAAAAATATGCGGAAATGACACCATTCCCGATTTGGACATATGGGTTGAAAAATGATGCCATTTTCCGTGCAGAAAATTGCCGATTTGAAAATGGAATGACCCATTTTGATATGGCCACACCAGAAGGAACCTTCCCAGTAACAATGCATTTACTTGGTGAATTTAATATTTATAACGTACTTGCTGCAACCGCAATGTTTTATGCACGTAGTTTCCCATTAGAGGCAATCATTGAGCAAATTGAAATGTTGCTACCTGTAAAAGGTCGTATGGAAAAGGTAGAAACAGATTTACCAATTCAAATTTTTATTGATTATGCACATACGCCAGATGCCATTGAAAAAGCAATTAATGCCGCATTACCATATAAGAAGCCTGAAAATAAATTAATTTTCTTAGTCGGAACAGGCGGGGGGCGTGATAAATCAAAACGTCCGACGATGGCTGAAAAAGCTTCAGTAGCGGATTATGTTGTTTTAACGACAGATGACCCACGCTACGAGGAGTTTGATAGCATTACTGGAGATTTAGCAAAAGGTATGCTGCATAAAAATTATGCATGCATCGGAGATCGTGCAGAAGCGGTTCGACATGCTGTAAGTGTGGCAAACCCAGGAGATATTATTATTTTTGCTGGTAAAGGACATGAGGATTATCAAATTATTGAAAATACAAAATACCCACATAGTGATGCAAAAATTGCTATTGAAGCTGGGAAGTTAAAGTTTGTATAA